In the Verrucomicrobia bacterium CG1_02_43_26 genome, CGCTTGAAGACCTTTTCGGCTTTTTTCTTGGTAGAGACTGGCATTAAGCAGTGTATGTTTGCAAGATCACTTTTCATACTTATATTATGTACATGATATGTACATGAAGTCAATCTTATAATGCCACAAGCTTTTTCATTACTCGTCTACCAAAGCTAGAGCAAATTCAATTGTCATGACAACTTTTTCGTCCTTGCGAATAGTGCCTTGCATGAAGAAGAACTGGCCCATTTTTTCCTGCAATTTTACTTCTATGAAAAGCGTGTCGCCCGGTTTGACCATGCGTTTGAATTTGGCCTCCTTGATGCGAGAGAGAACAGGTGTTTTGTCCTCGGCAGAGATACCCTCGGCTTTGAGCTTTTTGATTAAATAGATCGCACCGGATTGAAAGACGGCTTCGCTGAGCAGGACGCCCGGCATGATAGGGTTGCCCGGGTAATGGCCTTCGAAGTAAGGCTCCTCTGCGCGGATGACGCGTTTGGTTATGATAGCGTCCTCGGATAGTGAAACGACCTCATCGACAAAGAGAAAAGGAGGACGATGAGGGATTGTTGCCAGGACTTCTTCTAAAGCTTTTGGAGCGGAGGTGTTCATGATGTTGCGAGCGCTTCTTCTGGGACGTTTTTGGCTTCCGGGTTGTAGAGGAACTTATCCATCTTGTTTGCGGTGATGATGCCGTAGTTAATGGCACCTAGCCAGCCAGACATGATGATACCAACGGAGCCCGCATGGTATAATCCGGTGACCTTTTCTGAAATTTCCATGGAAACCTTAAGCCCCTCGAACTTGGTGCCGAAAGAGGTACCATTGGCGTGACGCGTGTACTTGTGAACCGTTCTAGGCGTGGCGACCTCGATCCAGTCCAGCTTTTCAGTGATGCCAGGGGCGAATTTTTCCAAGTGTGCGACGGATTCGTCCGCAAGCCTTTGCTTTTCGCGAGCGTAGTCTTCGTCTGACAAATAGGCCCAGTCTTCCCACTTAGCATTGAGCGAAGCGACAACGGCGTAACGCTCTTCTTTTGCGTGTGGACGTGTGTTTGGGTAGTAAACGGAGAATGTACGACTTTTTGTATGGAAGTCTGTGAGCTCGTTGCTAGAGAAAGGCGTAGCCTCGGAAGTAAAAATTAAATCGCCGATTTCAGGGAGCTTTTCACCCGCTCTTAAGCCCATGTAGACCTGGCAAGAACTCGTGTTTACTCGAACCGCTTCGGCCTCGGCGGCGAAGTCTGCCGGTAGGTGTTCTTTGCCTAAAAGGTTAAATAAAGTGGTCTTGATGTTGGAGTTTGATAAAACGGCTTTGCAAGAGATGTCCCGGCCATTGACACGTACGCCTCGTACCGTTTCCTTTTGATCCGGGCCTAGTTTTTCCGTGAGGATCTTTTCCACGAGACAGAATTTGCGCATTTCAACACCATTGGCTTCGAGCTCAGTTATCATTTTACCAATCAAGGTATCCGTGCCCCCCTGGAAGAGGAAAACGCCCTTGCTCATGAAGTTTGAGAAAACGATACCAAAGGTGATAGCAGGGTCGTCTAGTGTGGAACCATTAGCATAGGCGATAGGTTCTATTAATAGACGATGGATATCTGAGCGGCCAGGGAAGAACTCTTCGAATAGTTCGCCTGTGGTGCGCTTGTCATCATCATAGAAATTCATATTACGCAAGTGGATGAAGAAATCCTCGATCTTTTGCATCGGGACATTGAATTTTTCGTTAAGGATGCGCGTAAAGTCCTCACGATTGAAAGACGTATCGATATCAAAATCCGGGTTTACGAGACGGATGTGCTTGAGCTGGATGATAGAATCTGCGATTTCTTTAGACCAATATTTTCTGGCAGATTTGACCATACCGAACGGGAAACCGTGCAGAGAGATATCAAAAATATGACCCCGTGTACGGGTGAACCACGTAGCCAGACCCCCGAATTTGTAATGGTGCTCGAGAAGGAGGACGGAGTGCCCCTGTTTGGCCAAATAATTTGCCCCGGAAAGCCCAGCCAGACCACTTCCTATGACGATAACATCGTAATTATCCTTAACACCCTTTAGTCGATCGACAGCCATACTAGTAATATCCTTAAATTATTGAAATAAACCCCTTTATAACGCCTTATATGGGGAGAAAGGTCAAGGTTAAACTTCTTTATGATGGAGGGGGCGAGGGGAGATGTGACGCAAAAAAGAGAGGTACGGGACAGGGGTTCTGTTTAGGGAAATTCGACACTAATAAAAAGACCTACTGATGGGAGTAGGCCTTTTTGAGAGAGTATATGCTCTTGATCGTAGTAGAATGTTTATTGGCCACTACTGGGATTTTTTTTGCCTATTCGCTTTCTTTGGTGACGATAAACGCCTGAATGTCCTCTGGAAGTTCAGAAAGGAAGACTTCGGCATCTTCCGGATTTTTCATTTTGATGGTGCTATAAGCCGTATAATAGAGAGTAGTATCTTGAGTGGTGGCAATATACTGTTTTGCTTCATCCCATTTCTTCGACATAACGCACGCTTCAACATAGGCAGCTACTGCTACACGATACTTGAGCTCTTGAGTGTTTAAAGCTAATTCGGAAATATACTGTTTTGCATCATCCAATTTATTTAAGATAACGCACCATTTTACATAGGCTAATACCGCATGATGTTTGGAATCATTACAGTATAGCTCGACTTCAGGAATATACTGTTTTAATTCATCGAGTTCACCCATTTCGATGCAGTGATTGACATAATGGGCGAGCGTAGCTTTATATTCGTTAGCAATTTCTGCCTTTTGGAACGTTGGGATCCTTGGATCATTATTGAGCTGCCTTAATCGAGCCATAGCATCCTTTGCAACGCTGAAGTAATGATTGCGCGAAAAAGAATAATCTTGGGTAAGGATAGAACTCGTGTGAGAGTCATAGTTCCAGTCAGGAACATCCCGCAGATAAGGTTGCTCCTGTTTATATAGACGTGCAATAAACCCGTATGCCTTAGCTTTGCTACCCTTACCACGAAGCGATTTTTCTATCATCGAGAGGAATGTATTTGCGTTCACTGAGTCTTCTCTTGCTTTGTAGACGAGATAGATTTCAGCCATTAACGCTACGCTTTCAAGATTAAGTAGCTCTACGTGTTGGGGATTAAGAAAAGGAGTACCCTCCAATTCCTGCCTCATTAACCCGTGTAGCTGAAAGGCTTGCGGAAGGTTAATATTATTTTTATCATCGATCAAATTATTAAGCCTCGCGGAGAATGCTACATCAAACTTCTTGCGCGCGGGATCAATACGATCAACTGTATGGTCGATTACCAGTGACATTGCATTTATAACTTCATCGAGCTTAATTTTAGAGTAAGTGAATTTACGAGCAATATTCGTGGAGCAATAATTTTTTAGGTTTTTGTTAACCTTTGCCGCCTTGCCAATTTTTTCTAAAATTTCCCTTTTGGTGTAAGCTAAATGGGGACTTGTTACGAGTAAACTCCACATTTTATCGGATTTACTCCACGTCAGCGGATCCGTTACTGACTCGTTATAAAAACGGTTAATAAAGGCATCGAGGAATATTTTATTTTTAGATAAGCCATGTACTTTATTTTTGAGTTCAAGGATTTCTTTTCTTTTGATTTTAGATTGAATCTTCTCGTATTGTTCTAAAATGGTATCCATTTCACGATCCGCAATAGCCGTGCTATAATTGTAAGGAGCATTATATTCCTCAATAATCTCTGCTTTTCTCTCGAAAAGGTCACGATTTAAGAGAAAAAATCTATTATAATAATTTTTCCCAGTTCCTGACACTTTGCTAAAAGATATAATTTTACACCAAAGTTCATTGGGGATTGTTGCTGTATCGAGTTTATAATTAGATTTCTGTCTTTTGCTTGGTCTTATGGTTTCAGTATTATTATTCATGATGTTGAATTGTGTATATTTTTTACGGTAAG is a window encoding:
- a CDS encoding phytoene dehydrogenase, yielding MAVDRLKGVKDNYDVIVIGSGLAGLSGANYLAKQGHSVLLLEHHYKFGGLATWFTRTRGHIFDISLHGFPFGMVKSARKYWSKEIADSIIQLKHIRLVNPDFDIDTSFNREDFTRILNEKFNVPMQKIEDFFIHLRNMNFYDDDKRTTGELFEEFFPGRSDIHRLLIEPIAYANGSTLDDPAITFGIVFSNFMSKGVFLFQGGTDTLIGKMITELEANGVEMRKFCLVEKILTEKLGPDQKETVRGVRVNGRDISCKAVLSNSNIKTTLFNLLGKEHLPADFAAEAEAVRVNTSSCQVYMGLRAGEKLPEIGDLIFTSEATPFSSNELTDFHTKSRTFSVYYPNTRPHAKEERYAVVASLNAKWEDWAYLSDEDYAREKQRLADESVAHLEKFAPGITEKLDWIEVATPRTVHKYTRHANGTSFGTKFEGLKVSMEISEKVTGLYHAGSVGIIMSGWLGAINYGIITANKMDKFLYNPEAKNVPEEALATS
- a CDS encoding beta-hydroxyacyl-ACP dehydratase, whose amino-acid sequence is MNTSAPKALEEVLATIPHRPPFLFVDEVVSLSEDAIITKRVIRAEEPYFEGHYPGNPIMPGVLLSEAVFQSGAIYLIKKLKAEGISAEDKTPVLSRIKEAKFKRMVKPGDTLFIEVKLQEKMGQFFFMQGTIRKDEKVVMTIEFALALVDE